The sequence CTGAATCTGGTATTTTCACAGAAAGCAACGCAAGAATATTAACCAATATAATACCGACTAAAGCAAATCCTCTTATATAATCGAGTGTATCAATACGATTGTTCCGTTCAATGGGTTGCAAAATATTCTCCTCCTATTCTGATTTATTATAGTAATTCACATGTACAAACGATATAGAATCAGCTTACAGTATCCTTTCATTTTCGTCACATAGCGCAGGCGACTGACATTGGAGACCTAGACATAGAAAAACCATCGTCAACAAAGTTTAAATTGTTGACGATGGTTTTTTCATTTGTAAAACGCTCTTCACTGCCTCTTTGATTTCCTGATACCCTGTACATCTACATAGATTCGATGCCAGCCACTCATCGATCGTTGTATCATCTGCATCAGGATGCTGCCCAACAAGTGCATGACAGTTGGTGATAAATCCTGATGTACAATAGCCACATTGAATCGCCCATTTGTCGACAAATGCCTGTTGCAACGGCGAATCCAACAGTCCTTCATTCGTTGTAATCGACTGATGCACCGTTTCAATCGTTAAAGAAAGGCAGGAATGCATCGGTTGTCCGTCAATGATGACTGTACAGGCACCACAATCGCCATTTTCACAAGCCGGTTTGGCGGCAGTTAGTCCGAGTTGCTCGCGTAATGTATGCAGCAATGTATCGGCAGATCGTATGACGGCATTGCGGGTTTCTCCGTTGACATGTAATTGGATAATTTTTTCAGGTGAATCATTTGAAGCAATCATTTATTCGCCTCCATAGCATTCAATGTGTCTGTTAGCACATTTTTCAACACGAATAGACGGTACGCTGTCGACGCATGGATGTCCTGCACGACTGGACCTGGAAGAAGGGCGATTGCCTGAATGACTCGCTCCTCTTGCGTTAAGGATAAATCATTTAATAACTTCTCAATTTCATCAGACCTAAATGGAAATTCACAAATCCCACTAAAAGCAGTTCTAATCTGATTATCCTTTTCCAGTGCTGCCACGGTCACAATCGGGTATCCCACTTTTGACATTCTTGTTCGTTTGATTGTACTAAAAGGCAAATTGGTATAGGATTGATCGACATGAATTTGTACAAGAAGTTCACCTTTGGCTAGTCCCCCGTTTAAGATTTGGTCTAATGGAAGTATCTTCTCTTTTCCCTTGCCCGCAATCATTCCCTTCGCGTTCACCAATAAGAAGGGTAAAATACCTTCCCGGTAGATGAAATGACTATTGAGGTTACCACCAATCGTAATTTTATTACGTGAAGTATGATCCGCTATTCGTTGCACCGTCTCTCCCAATAAAGGAAATAGATTCGATTCCACAATAGTTGTTAGTGAAACAGCCGCACCGATTATCAATTCATCTCCAATGACTTCCAACATCATACATTCAGGAATTCCTTTAATATCAATCACTACATCCGCTCTTTTTTTATTCGTCCGGGCGAATGTAATGAATTCTGTGCCCCCTGCATAAAAAATGGCCTGTTTGCCAGCTTGATCAGCTAACTGATACGTTCCTACTGCTTCACTAAGTGAGGAGGGTTTATAATAATCAAAGTCGAATGCAATCATTGGCCACTCTCCCTCTTTGTTTTCCATATAAATTCTGGAGTAAGTGGCAAGTTATTTAGTTCGACTTGCGCCGCCGATGATAATCCATTTGCAAGTGCTGATCCTACACCAATTACACCATACTCACCAATGCCACGAGCCCCGTATGGTCCATCGACGGCTGGTGTTTCGACAAAATCGACAAGGTACTCTATCGGCTGTTCTCCAAACCGGAGCATTTGATAATTTCGTA comes from Sporosarcina sp. FSL K6-3457 and encodes:
- a CDS encoding FAD binding domain-containing protein, with the translated sequence MIAFDFDYYKPSSLSEAVGTYQLADQAGKQAIFYAGGTEFITFARTNKKRADVVIDIKGIPECMMLEVIGDELIIGAAVSLTTIVESNLFPLLGETVQRIADHTSRNKITIGGNLNSHFIYREGILPFLLVNAKGMIAGKGKEKILPLDQILNGGLAKGELLVQIHVDQSYTNLPFSTIKRTRMSKVGYPIVTVAALEKDNQIRTAFSGICEFPFRSDEIEKLLNDLSLTQEERVIQAIALLPGPVVQDIHASTAYRLFVLKNVLTDTLNAMEANK
- a CDS encoding (2Fe-2S)-binding protein; this translates as MIASNDSPEKIIQLHVNGETRNAVIRSADTLLHTLREQLGLTAAKPACENGDCGACTVIIDGQPMHSCLSLTIETVHQSITTNEGLLDSPLQQAFVDKWAIQCGYCTSGFITNCHALVGQHPDADDTTIDEWLASNLCRCTGYQEIKEAVKSVLQMKKPSSTI